The Flavobacterium sp. 140616W15 sequence CTGTAGATGCTGCTGGAAATAAAGATCTATATGAAATTGTCGTGCAATCCTATTCACAATTATGGTATGTTATAATTTATGAGATATCTTTTGTAGCATTAGGTTTTCATTTGTTGCATGGTTTCTTTAGCGCATCTAGAACGCTAGGTCTTTATCATCCAAAATACGTAAAGGCAATAAAAATATTCGGATGGGGATATACCCTAATCATTACGGGAGGCTTCATGGCAATTCCTCTTTATATTTATTTAAAATAGTATGAAAATGATAGATTCAAAAATACCTGATGGACCTCTTGCTGATAAATGGAATACTTATAAAGCAAAAGCAAAGCTTGTTAACCCAGCCAATAGAAAAAAACTTACTGTTATAGTGGTAGGAACAGGACTTGCAGGATCTTCTTGTGCAGCATCGCTTGCTGAGCAAGGCTACAATATTCAATCATTTTGTTTCCAAGACTCTCCCAGAAGAGCCCATTCGGTAGCAGCACAAGGAGGAGTGAATGCGGTTAAGAATTATAAAAATGATGGTGATAGCGTTTTTAGAATGTTCTATGATACTATTAAAGGTGGTGATTTTAGATCTCGTGAAGCCAATGTATATCGATTAGCCGAATGTTCTGCGAGTTTAATAGACCAATCTGTAGCTCAAGGTGTGCCTTTTGCCAGAGAATATGGAGGCTATCTTAATAATAGATCCTTTGGAGGAGTGCAGGTTTCAAGAACTTTTTATGCCCGCGGGCAAACAGGTCAGCAACTTTTACTGGGAGCTTACCAATCACTTCTTCGCCAAGTAAACACAGGAAAAGTTACAATGCATACCCGTCATGAAATGCTAGAACTAGTATTAGTTGATGGTAAAGCCAAAGGTATTATAGCCCGAAATCTTGAAACTGGAGCAATAGAACGCCATGCTGCCGATGCAGTAGTACTTGCAACAGGGGGTTATGGTAAAGTTTACTATCTTTCTACCCTTGCCATGGGATGCAATAGTTCGGCACTGTGGAGAGCCCACAAAAAAGGAGCTTATATGGCTGGAGTAAGTTGGATTCAGTTCCACCCTACTTGCCTTCCACAACATGGAGCAAATCAATCAAAGCTTACTCTTATGTCCGAATCATTACGTAATGATGGACGTATTTGGGTACCTAAAAAAGTTGGTGACGACAGACTTCCTAATTCTATTCCCGAAGAAGAACGAGATTATTATCTAGAACGCAGATATCCTGCCTTTGGAAACCTTGCTCCCAGAGATATATCATCTCGCGCCGCCAAAGAACGCATTGATTCTGGACATGGCGCTGGGCCAATGAAAAATGCAGTATATCTAGATTTCTCTGATGCTATAGCCGCTCAAGGCAAAAAAACAATCGAAGCCAAATACAGCAATCTCTTTGCTATGTATGAAAAAATAAACGGAATCGACGCTTATAAAGAACCTATGCTTATCTCCCCTGCAGCCCATTTTACAATGGGTGGACTTTGGGTAGATTATGAACTAATGACAACAATTCCTGGATTATTTGCACTTGGAGAAGCCAACTTTGCTGATCATGGTGCCAACAGACTTGGAGCCAATTCGCTACTTCAGGCTTGTGTCGATGGTTATTTTATAGCTCCCTATACTATTCCTAATTATTTATCAGGAGAGTTAAATACAACCAAAGTTACTAC is a genomic window containing:
- a CDS encoding fumarate reductase/succinate dehydrogenase flavoprotein subunit, which produces MIDSKIPDGPLADKWNTYKAKAKLVNPANRKKLTVIVVGTGLAGSSCAASLAEQGYNIQSFCFQDSPRRAHSVAAQGGVNAVKNYKNDGDSVFRMFYDTIKGGDFRSREANVYRLAECSASLIDQSVAQGVPFAREYGGYLNNRSFGGVQVSRTFYARGQTGQQLLLGAYQSLLRQVNTGKVTMHTRHEMLELVLVDGKAKGIIARNLETGAIERHAADAVVLATGGYGKVYYLSTLAMGCNSSALWRAHKKGAYMAGVSWIQFHPTCLPQHGANQSKLTLMSESLRNDGRIWVPKKVGDDRLPNSIPEEERDYYLERRYPAFGNLAPRDISSRAAKERIDSGHGAGPMKNAVYLDFSDAIAAQGKKTIEAKYSNLFAMYEKINGIDAYKEPMLISPAAHFTMGGLWVDYELMTTIPGLFALGEANFADHGANRLGANSLLQACVDGYFIAPYTIPNYLSGELNTTKVTTEHPAFAEAENSVREQLNRFLQSKGTLSTDYFHKTIGRLLYEKCGLSRSKQNLEEAIVAIKSLKASFEKDLLITGDDTLNSELEKAGRVADYIELAELMCYDALQREESCGAHFREEYQSNEGEAVRNDTDYCYVSAWEWKGIANPPELHKEPLVFENVELAVRSYK